TCTAGTGAGTTCTTAAGTTCTTCCGGACAGCACATGTGCTTGGTAGATGGGTGTTTTGGTTATCTATGGAATTAGCATCTCACACTTAGAAATAATATTTCTCTAAGCCACTGCCTCTTTATTGAACCTCCAAAGTCATTTTTGCTGCAAGCCAGTGGTTTGAACCATAAGTCCTTTAACGCTAATGTCACCTGCTCTTTCGTCTGTAGACACCACTCCACAAATTAAATGTCTTATTTTCCTCATCACCCTGCACTGAAAATCTTTACGTGGTTTATCCTTTTTTTGTGCTGCTGCACTGAAAATCTTTTACGTGACCAAGACGTTGAGAGCAATGAACCCATTTTTTACACTGCAAGACAACTATAAATTTGCGGGACATgttcttttgtattttggggATAAAATTGGTAGTACGTAACTCTACTCTGGGGTTCTTGAGCAGTTCGTGGAGTGTAGGATACAGAGATGGGGAGGAGGATTGGTGGAAGATCATCTGTACTTGCATTTGGTGGAGTGTGCGGAAAGAAAGAAGTTTCAGATATTTTGAAGGCACTAGCAATTCTATCCAGAAAATTTGGATGCATGTCTTAGTTTGttctttttttggtgtaaataAATATGTGCGGCAAATAGGTGATTTAGTTGACTTAAATTGGCAATATATAAGATTATATGTTTTGGGACAAGTGTTTTTTGTTGTTCTTGGCAAAAATAAAATCTGGACTATCGTAGAAACACATAGAACCCTACCATTGCTTCACCTATCATCAAAATCTTTGTGCTCCTACCACATTCTCGAATCTGAGTATGATGGGTTGGGTGACCATTAATGACTGCAATACTAAAGGATTATGATAGGTTCACCCAAGTCTTGAAGTGTAGGGTAGGTACCCTCGCCGACTTTGTTTTACCGCTAGACGCATCAAATAAATATCTTAGTTCTTGGAATTCAGTCATTCAGAGGGTCGAGAAGAGCTGGTAGGTTGGCAGAAAAGCTACTTCTCAGAGGTAGGGAACGAAGTGCACCATATTGGTTATCCCTACATATTGCATGTCTCTATTTAATTCTCCTTGCAATATTTAATTCTCCTACCTCTGTTACAGGAAAATTGGAAAGACCGCAAAGAAATTTTCTTTGGGGTTCGGCGGATGGGGCAAAGAAGTTCCATTTGGTGCGATGGGAGACTGACATCTCCTAAACAGTGGGAAGGTCTTGGGATTAAAGATTTGAAggttttcaataaaaatttgttAGGGAAATGATTGAGGAGATTTGGGGTTGAGGTACAAGCTTTGTGGAGAGCTTTACAATGAATATATATGGGGTGAAGAACAAATGATATCACTTTGTTGTTCGTGTGTGAAGTATGAAGGAATATTATGAAGGGGTGGGAAGATTTTTATGGCAACATTCATTTAAGGTTGGCGATGGGAGTAGAGCAGCTTTTTGGGGCCATAAATGGTGGGGGGACTAAGTGTTAAAAGGATGACTTTCTGTGTATGTGTAGGGTCTTGGGATTTGATGTTCAGGAGGGATTTTCAAGTTGAGAGATGAATGAGTTTCAAAGGCTGTTTGCTTTACTTCATAAGCACTGTGAGTTATCTAATAGACCTGCTGCTTTGAGTTGGGAGTTGGAGAATACAAAGTTTTCTCTGTTAGTCCTTCTATGAATAACTTTTGTTTAGGGAGGTGCCAAGAAATGTGTATTTTTTCACATGATTTGCTACTAGAAGGCTGATTTTAGCAGTGAAAAAACTAAATGTAAGGTTGTTTGCATTAGTTGGTGTTTTCTTTGCAAGGAAGCCGGTGaggatttttttctttgagaaaGTTAACTTGTATTATAAACAAAGGAATATTCTAGTAATACTTACATCCAAAAGTTGCGTAAGAAAAAAGGAACTCCTATGGAGGTCATAAGAACTCTAGGATACTAGGAATATCCTCTGCATCTTGAGGATATTCATGTttataccaaaaaaagaaaagaaccaGACAATTCAGCTTCAAATTCGGCATAGAGCAACTCTTGTTTTTAAAACATCTCTGGTTCCTCTCCATCCATAGACCACCAAATGCTGGCAGGGACAATCTTCCATCTCTCCTGTGTCCTGACTGATTCCCATCTCTGTTCCTGCAAGCTAGAGCTTCTTTGATGTTTCTCGGCATAGTCCAACTGATGCCCCTAAGTTGATGAAAATCTGCCACAACTTCAGTCTCTCTACAATTTAGAAAGAGATGATTTATCGTCTCGACCTCACGTTCACAAAACCAACACCTGGAACAGATTTGCATACCTCTTTTCATGAGGTTGTGTTGAGTGAGCCTGATTGGCTAACAGCCAAGTGAAACATGCTATCTTGAATGGTatcttgaccttccaaatcaTCTTCCAAGGCCATCCACCTATATGAGTACCAGGTCTTTGTGAGCTTGTATAAGCTGAGGCAACTGAAAATCTGCCTTGCTTATCTGGATGTAGATCATCTTCTACTACATTGTATCATAGCCACGAGATTATGGTGGGTTTTACTTGGATGATTTGGCATATCTTGGACTATGCCAAGATCAGTGGAAGTGTTTATGTTCAGTTGGAAAGAcggaagaataagaagaaagcaCAAGGATTGTAGAGTGGCTCCTTTGCATTTTGGAGGGAGAGAAATAAGATAGCTTTTGAAGGGTTGGAGATGAACTTTTCTCAATTGAGTAGTAGTCTTCaatatcttattttcttttggtgCACCCATGTTTCCTGTTTGTATAGAAATTTGAGTGTCATGTAGAGAATCATATTTTGTAGGTTACTCAATTTTTGGTGTACATCTTGTAAACGGCCAAGCTAGCTTGTTTgttaatgaattcttatttagttgataaataaaatagtgaatGATAGTGATATAGTATGAGAAAATCTTTTGGAGGTCTTCAACAACAATGGGTTCCAAAACTTCTCATATATGTGTTAACTCAAGTTGATAGCAACTGTCAATATCTGACTGAAAGGGGTATGAAAGTCGACTTTACAAGAATAGGAGTGACTATCCTAAGCGGGGTAATTGTGTGAGGCTTAGGGAAGCTAAGTTAGGGTAAGCAATTGGTGGAGAGTGTTGTGGCAGAGTTAGCGTCAAGCTGAGGAGAGAAAAAGGGTGATTTGGGACTTGGGCAAATTTAGGAATGTGTTTGTTGGGGCTGGTGCTCTTGAGGTGGGTTCTGGGCCAGGTGGAATACAGGATTCTTcagtgggttttgggttttatgCGTTGGAAGTGTTTCATGTGGGTTTTGGATCATGAATCTCTGAAGGTCTTTTAGAGGGTGGCATTGGAGCTTTTCTGTTGGAGGAATAGGTCGGTTGAGGTTTAGTAGATGAGGCTTATTATGAGCTAGACCTAATGGTGATTGGGTAGGGGGGTAAATGTGAGTCCCGTCAGGGATAATTCAGATTTTGGAATTTTATAAACCCACTTGGACGAACTGCTGTATTACCCGGTCCAAAAGAGGGAACAGTTAATCGGTTATGTGTTGTTGGGTCCTGCTAACTGGCAGTTTTCAGTTACCAAACATATGTAGTTTCTGGCCACACCGGAATCTGATACTCCTTCCCTCCCAATTTATGCGGCGTTATTTGACTGGGCTcaaaattttagaaagaaatGAAGATTTTTGAAACTAGTGGcctaaaaacaaagtcatataCATTTGTAGGGTTATAAATCATATCATTAAGTTTAATTTAACACAGATTTCTGTAGTAGGaatgtataataataattatgatatggTTCCAATATTAGTATCTTacaataaataactaaatatttagCCAAGTAAATTTTGTGATCATATGGAATGAATTAGATGGATTTTATCTGTTGCTGATGTGGTTTATTGTTCTACCTGATACAGTAATGTCTTTCAGCTGTTAACAAGGAGGGAGGTAGCTCCTCGAACTAAACGCGCTTCCAGAAAGTTTTGGGGTGAGAATACAAAATGTACTCTTGACTCCTATGGGTTGAAACGCGGAGTGGGAAGTGATGCTAGACAAGGACTAATATCGTGGTAACTtcattatctcttttttttcctgTAAAGTCTGATAGAATCTGCTCCATCCTTTTCTCTCCATATGTCTCATTAAATTATTGCAGGGTAGAGGCAGAGTCATTGCAACATTTATCAGCTAAATATTGCTCACTGTTGCCTCCTCCGAGGTCTACCATTGCAGCAGCATTCAGTCCTGATGGGAGGACACTTGCTTCTACGCAGTCAGTCTCTCTTCGATTACATAGACATGTATAATCTGTGTTATATTATGCTAGTTTTGTATCTATCTGTTCAATTTGATCGTAGTTGTCTTAATTGTAATTATCTAGCGCTCCCATTTTGCAAACTACCTATTCATTAACCATAGTCCATATGGATATATGCGCAAAATTGTGATGTAGTCATTTGTGAATTCTCCCTCCTTATTGATAAAGTAAGAATGTAAGATACTCTGGCAAGAATTTTACTTGTATTGGTTGGGACTAATCTCAGCAACTTCACTTTTTTAAGTTTACTGACATATTCCCGTGGCGGCAGTGGAGATCACACAGTGAAAATAATTGACTGTCAAACTGGGAAATGCTTAAAGGTTATGAGTGGACACCGCAGGACACCTTGGGTGGTGAGaccatcttctttttttttttcgcaGAATGTTTTGGAATATCACCTTTCTTCCTGGATATCTTACATTTTGGTTAACATCTGTAGGTTCGTTTCCATCCGTTGTACCCTGAAATACTTGCAAGTGGAAGTTTGGACCACGAAGTTCGTCTGTGGGATGCAAAAACTGCAGAGTGTATAGGATCGCGTGATTTTTGTAATGACCTGTAGCATCTCaatagtttaaagaaaaaactgTGCACACtttactctttttcttttgactGTAACTGGTGAAACATTCATTTCCTACAGATCGTCCCATTGCATCCATTGCATTCCATGCCCAGGGGGAAGTTCTGGCTGTTGCTTCAGGCCACAAGGTAAAAATTTAAACTGAAAACACTCTCTTGGGTGATTTACATTTCATGTTCTGGTAGGGATGCTGATTTTACAATCTATGACAGCTTTACATATGGCACTATAACAGAAGAGGAGAGGCTTCTTCACCATCAATTATACTGAAGACACGGCGGTCTCTTCGTGCTGTCCATTTCCACCCACATGGTGCCCCATTTCTTTTAACAGCTGAGGTATCACTGTGTTTTTTGGTGACTTGGGTGTGAATTGTGATTGTTTTAGATGCCTTCAACCCTTTATTTTGTAGGTCAACGATCTGGACTCATCAGATTCCTCAATGACTCGTGCGACCTCTCCGGGTAACTTGCAGTATCCTCCTCCTACTGTGTATTTGACTGATGCTTATTCCACTTATCAATCTGCTTCAGCAAATGAACTGCCTATCATGTCTCTACCATTCCTGATCTGGCCGTCAATTGCAAGAGGTGATCCTAGAATACCCATGCAGCAGAGTGATATAGATGTGGGATCTGATAATATACAGCAGAGATCAGACACATTGTCATCTGTCCGTCTTCTTACATATTCAACTCCGTCCGTCCAGTATGAACTTTTATTGTCGCCTATTGAGCAAAGTGCATCTCCTACACAAGAAGCTCATACTAGTTCTTCTGTCAGGGAAAACGAAACTGGTACTCAACTTTTAGTTGATCCCATGGAGACTGATGGGCAGCCAGAAGAGAGAAACAATCAGTTTTTCCCTTTTAGTGACCCGGCATACTGGGAATTGCCTTTTTTGCAAGGATGGTTGATTGGTCGAAGCCAAGCTGTTCAACAAACAACTCGTTCAGATCTTGGTGGTGCTACCATCAATCCATCAACTTATGGTGAACTGGAAAATCCTTCTGCTGTTCCCTTGGTAATTTCAAGCAATAGTCATCCAAGGTCCGGAAGATCTGGTTCTCGGCACCGTTCTTCTCGCTCTCGGATGATCCCTGTTGCTGGAGCTGGTGATGGCGCTGCTCCTGTTAATGTTATGCATGATGAGAGTGATTCACAAATTTCTATTGGTCGCATCCAGTCAGAGATAGCTACTTCACTTGCAGCTGCAGCAGCTGCTGAATTACCTTGCACTGTGAAACTCAGGATTTGGCCTTATGATATTAAGGTTCCATGTGCAGCCCTTGATGCTGAAAGATGTCACTTAATAATACCTCATGCCGTACTTTGCAGGTGGGAATGATATGTACTCTTTCGAATCCGTGGCTTGATATTGTTACAACCTATATGGATAAGCTTTTAAAAGACACTGGGATATTAAGCTGTCATGAAGAATCATCTTGAACCTAATATTTCTATTTGAGTAGTTGATTACTAGCCTCTTAGCCCTATACTCCGGAAACTTTTCATGTATTATTTTGATAGTTCCTAATTTGTGTCAGAATGAAAATAGATATGTTGTTAGATGAACTTTTCTGAATGCTTACATTGAGGTAACATTTTCAGTGAAATGGGAGCCCATTTTTCACCATGTGGGCGATTTTTAGCAGCTTGTGTTGCATGTATTCTGCCGAACTTAGACTCTGATCCTGGTTTTCATGGTCATCTTCATCATGATACTATGACAGCTTCGACTTCTCCAACCAGACATCCAGTTGCTGCCCACCAGGTTATGTATGAGCTACGGATATATTCCCTGGAGGAGGAAACGTAATTACCGAATCACAATAGCTTATATTGTGCTTTCTTTTCTGTCTAATTTCTCCCCCAgtctttatttttattcctGTTATGATTGTTGGTTACTTGATACTCTTTGTCATGTGTAGGTTTGGTTCCGTACTTGCAGCTCGAGCAATTAGAGCTGCTCATTGTTTAACTTCAATTCAGGTAAATACTCATTTAGGTTCATGGATTTGTTTTATCAAACTTGTTTTCTAATAGAAAAAGAGCAGTTCTACATGGAATTAAACTCTgcatcttttttctttctttttgccTTTCCTTTTACTAAGGAAATAAAACTCTAGATCTAatagtttttgttttaaaactcacagaaatgaaaaataattagatcTATATGAAAGAGAGAACTACAGGAAAGGGTTTGGGAAGGGTAGGACGCATGCAAACCTTATTCCTACATTTGTGGGGCTAGGGATGTTGTTTTCGGTAGACCCTCGTCTCAAAAGAGAAGTTGTCAAAGCGGGGTAGCAAGCAAATAAGACATCGCATTATCTTAGCAAGATACAAggcaaatgaaataaaaaatagcaAGACGCATTGGAGAACAAGAAACTACGCGACTACAAATACTACTACCAATAAGAAAGAGAGGAGATGAGGCTAGCCCCTTTTGTCCCACATAAAGTGCAACAACACTCGGCTACCTACTAACCTTTTACCCTAACCTCGACCTCCATGCCTTTCTATATAAGATCGTGTCCTCAGTAAGCTGAAGTTGTGTCTTGTCCTGTCTAATCACTTCCTCAGTTCATCTTTGACCTACCTCTACCTCCCAACTCCTGCTATTGCCAACCTTTTACACCTCCTTACTGGCACATCCACATACCTTCTCTTCACATGTCTGAACCATCTCGATCTCACTTCCCTCATGTTATCTGCCACGGAAGTCACTCCCACCTTTCCCATCATAACTTCGTTCCTAATCTTATCTCTCCTAGTATGTCTGCACATCCATAGCATCCTCATCCCCGCTACATTCATCTTTTGAACTTGGACGTTCTTGACTAGCCAGCACACTGCCCCATACATCATTGTTGGTCTAATTACTATTCTGTAGAAATAATATCATTAAATGAGAGGGCAAAAACATGCCCGTATACAAGAAGTATACCAGAACATTAGAAAGCCTTATAAAAAGACAGCTTTTTATGAACAATCCCAATGATTTATATAAGTATGGACCTCATGGTACACCAAAAAGAAATGAGGAAAAAGAGGATATTCCTCAAATGTACAAAATCTTTCTTCACTTTGTCGAAAGCTCTCCTATTCCTGTCTTTCCATATGATCCACATAATTTCTAAGGGTGCAATGTCCCATGCTCTGCCTCACCTCCTAAAGTCCCAGCTATA
This DNA window, taken from Solanum lycopersicum chromosome 5, SLM_r2.1, encodes the following:
- the LOC101245950 gene encoding uncharacterized protein isoform X5, which produces MSGHRRTPWVVRFHPLYPEILASGSLDHEVRLWDAKTAECIGSRDFYRPIASIAFHAQGEVLAVASGHKLYIWHYNRRGEASSPSIILKTRRSLRAVHFHPHGAPFLLTAEVNDLDSSDSSMTRATSPGNLQYPPPTVYLTDAYSTYQSASANELPIMSLPFLIWPSIARGDPRIPMQQSDIDVGSDNIQQRSDTLSSVRLLTYSTPSVQYELLLSPIEQSASPTQEAHTSSSVRENETGTQLLVDPMETDGQPEERNNQFFPFSDPAYWELPFLQGWLIGRSQAVQQTTRSDLGGATINPSTYGELENPSAVPLVISSNSHPRSGRSGSRHRSSRSRMIPVAGAGDGAAPVNVMHDESDSQISIGRIQSEIATSLAAAAAAELPCTVKLRIWPYDIKVPCAALDAERCHLIIPHAVLCSEMGAHFSPCGRFLAACVACILPNLDSDPGFHGHLHHDTMTASTSPTRHPVAAHQVMYELRIYSLEEETFGSVLAARAIRAAHCLTSIQFSPTSEHLLLAYGRRHSSLLKSVVIDGDTTIPIYTILEVYRVSDMELVRVLPSTEDEVNVACFHPSVGGGLVYGTKEGKLRILQYDNSNSLGRTIPCSPVENMLEVPTYALEG
- the LOC101245950 gene encoding uncharacterized protein isoform X3, with the protein product MRSSMSPDNLSSAPSTSRSSPPSAASQNVNCKHSNVFQLLTRREVAPRTKRASRKFWGENTKCTLDSYGLKRGVGSDARQGLISWVEAESLQHLSAKYCSLLPPPRSTIAAAFSPDGRTLASTHGDHTVKIIDCQTGKCLKVMSGHRRTPWVVRFHPLYPEILASGSLDHEVRLWDAKTAECIGSRDFYRPIASIAFHAQGEVLAVASGHKLYIWHYNRRGEASSPSIILKTRRSLRAVHFHPHGAPFLLTAEVNDLDSSDSSMTRATSPGNLQYPPPTVYLTDAYSTYQSASANELPIMSLPFLIWPSIARGDPRIPMQQSDIDVGSDNIQQRSDTLSSVRLLTYSTPSVQENETGTQLLVDPMETDGQPEERNNQFFPFSDPAYWELPFLQGWLIGRSQAVQQTTRSDLGGATINPSTYGELENPSAVPLVISSNSHPRSGRSGSRHRSSRSRMIPVAGAGDGAAPVNVMHDESDSQISIGRIQSEIATSLAAAAAAELPCTVKLRIWPYDIKVPCAALDAERCHLIIPHAVLCSEMGAHFSPCGRFLAACVACILPNLDSDPGFHGHLHHDTMTASTSPTRHPVAAHQVMYELRIYSLEEETFGSVLAARAIRAAHCLTSIQFSPTSEHLLLAYGRRHSSLLKSVVIDGDTTIPIYTILEVYRVSDMELVRVLPSTEDEVNVACFHPSVGGGLVYGTKEGKLRILQYDNSNSLGRTIPCSPVENMLEVPTYALEG
- the LOC101245950 gene encoding uncharacterized protein isoform X4; this translates as MGGHLLLRSQSLFDYIDIGDHTVKIIDCQTGKCLKVMSGHRRTPWVVRFHPLYPEILASGSLDHEVRLWDAKTAECIGSRDFYRPIASIAFHAQGEVLAVASGHKLYIWHYNRRGEASSPSIILKTRRSLRAVHFHPHGAPFLLTAEVNDLDSSDSSMTRATSPGNLQYPPPTVYLTDAYSTYQSASANELPIMSLPFLIWPSIARGDPRIPMQQSDIDVGSDNIQQRSDTLSSVRLLTYSTPSVQYELLLSPIEQSASPTQEAHTSSSVRENETGTQLLVDPMETDGQPEERNNQFFPFSDPAYWELPFLQGWLIGRSQAVQQTTRSDLGGATINPSTYGELENPSAVPLVISSNSHPRSGRSGSRHRSSRSRMIPVAGAGDGAAPVNVMHDESDSQISIGRIQSEIATSLAAAAAAELPCTVKLRIWPYDIKVPCAALDAERCHLIIPHAVLCSEMGAHFSPCGRFLAACVACILPNLDSDPGFHGHLHHDTMTASTSPTRHPVAAHQVMYELRIYSLEEETFGSVLAARAIRAAHCLTSIQFSPTSEHLLLAYGRRHSSLLKSVVIDGDTTIPIYTILEVYRVSDMELVRVLPSTEDEVNVACFHPSVGGGLVYGTKEGKLRILQYDNSNSLGRTIPCSPVENMLEVPTYALEG
- the LOC101245950 gene encoding uncharacterized protein isoform X1, with the translated sequence MRSSMSPDNLSSAPSTSRSSPPSAASQNVNCKHSNVFQLLTRREVAPRTKRASRKFWGENTKCTLDSYGLKRGVGSDARQGLISWVEAESLQHLSAKYCSLLPPPRSTIAAAFSPDGRTLASTHGDHTVKIIDCQTGKCLKVMSGHRRTPWVVRFHPLYPEILASGSLDHEVRLWDAKTAECIGSRDFYRPIASIAFHAQGEVLAVASGHKLYIWHYNRRGEASSPSIILKTRRSLRAVHFHPHGAPFLLTAEVNDLDSSDSSMTRATSPGNLQYPPPTVYLTDAYSTYQSASANELPIMSLPFLIWPSIARGDPRIPMQQSDIDVGSDNIQQRSDTLSSVRLLTYSTPSVQYELLLSPIEQSASPTQEAHTSSSVRENETGTQLLVDPMETDGQPEERNNQFFPFSDPAYWELPFLQGWLIGRSQAVQQTTRSDLGGATINPSTYGELENPSAVPLVISSNSHPRSGRSGSRHRSSRSRMIPVAGAGDGAAPVNVMHDESDSQISIGRIQSEIATSLAAAAAAELPCTVKLRIWPYDIKVPCAALDAERCHLIIPHAVLCSEMGAHFSPCGRFLAACVACILPNLDSDPGFHGHLHHDTMTASTSPTRHPVAAHQVMYELRIYSLEEETFGSVLAARAIRAAHCLTSIQFSPTSEHLLLAYGRRHSSLLKSVVIDGDTTIPIYTILEVYRVSDMELVRVLPSTEDEVNVACFHPSVGGGLVYGTKEGKLRILQYDNSNSLGRTIPCSPVENMLEVPTYALEG
- the LOC101245950 gene encoding uncharacterized protein isoform X2, with the protein product MRSSMSPDNLSSAPSTSRSSPPSAASQNVNCKHSNVFQLLTRREVAPRTKRASRKFWGENTKCTLDSYGLKRGVGSDARQGLISWVEAESLQHLSAKYCSLLPPPRSTIAAAFSPDGRTLASTHGDHTVKIIDCQTGKCLKVMSGHRRTPWVVRFHPLYPEILASGSLDHEVRLWDAKTAECIGSRDFYRPIASIAFHAQGEVLAVASGHKLYIWHYNRRGEASSPSIILKTRRSLRAVHFHPHGAPFLLTAEVNDLDSSDSSMTRATSPANELPIMSLPFLIWPSIARGDPRIPMQQSDIDVGSDNIQQRSDTLSSVRLLTYSTPSVQYELLLSPIEQSASPTQEAHTSSSVRENETGTQLLVDPMETDGQPEERNNQFFPFSDPAYWELPFLQGWLIGRSQAVQQTTRSDLGGATINPSTYGELENPSAVPLVISSNSHPRSGRSGSRHRSSRSRMIPVAGAGDGAAPVNVMHDESDSQISIGRIQSEIATSLAAAAAAELPCTVKLRIWPYDIKVPCAALDAERCHLIIPHAVLCSEMGAHFSPCGRFLAACVACILPNLDSDPGFHGHLHHDTMTASTSPTRHPVAAHQVMYELRIYSLEEETFGSVLAARAIRAAHCLTSIQFSPTSEHLLLAYGRRHSSLLKSVVIDGDTTIPIYTILEVYRVSDMELVRVLPSTEDEVNVACFHPSVGGGLVYGTKEGKLRILQYDNSNSLGRTIPCSPVENMLEVPTYALEG